One part of the Oncorhynchus clarkii lewisi isolate Uvic-CL-2024 chromosome 7, UVic_Ocla_1.0, whole genome shotgun sequence genome encodes these proteins:
- the LOC139413110 gene encoding protein CNPPD1: protein MDFDELFSERTFQFSDFQEFTFLPGHQKLSERVRKRLYYGLEQDGSPDSLSCPVTDIAVELLQKSAPSPIRKLHKKYAAHVAREACISPCAMMLALVYIERLRHRNPEYLQKISSSDLFLISMMVASKYLYDEGEDEEVFNDEWGAAGKLDVQTVNTLEMNFLHAIEWSLFTEPGDYFGILNQLETSIAEKQGMKRGWFTYTDLCVLLEQAAWRQALTAIYLHFAKVTCMLGLVYLTSVAGLIATSLPRSSQPLAPVRQVPLLSSSLSPPPLGLLPVPETTSPASDLPRCCVLGNDSHNRRPGTLHTHDDHNHGSPTSSQTSILCLWGSILTSLSHTDPHPQPDTEPALSASSLHCPGCQVTVGSLPPGSIQCGPQNTSAPLLEPGHPGHPAAPWLAPAPLLYGAAPMLLDSRLTGMAPLRVGPCCPQFMLPIEKAPSLLMPS, encoded by the exons ATGGATTTCGACGAATTGTTTAGTGAACGAACATTTCAGTTTTCTGACTTTCAGGAGTTTACG TTTCTTCCTGGACATCAGAAACTGTCAGAGAGAGTGCGGAAGCGATTGTACTATGGCCTGGAGCAAGACGGCTCTCCAGATTCCCTTTCCTGTCCTGTTACAG ATATTGCTGTGGAACTCCTTCAGAAATCTGCCCCGAGCCCAATTCGAAAACTGCACAAGAAATATGCTGCTCATGTCGCGAG GGAGGCGTGCATCTCTCCATGTGCCATGATGTTGGCCCTGGTCTACATCGAAAGGCTACGACACAGGAACCCCGAATACCTGCAAAAGATCTCCTCCTCGGACCTCTTCCTTATCTCCATG ATGGTTGCCAGCAAGTATTTGTACGACGAAGGGGAGGACGAGGAGGTGTTCAACGACGAGTGGGGGGCAGCTGGGAAACTGGACGTCCAGACTGTCAACACTCTGGAGATGAATTTCCTCCACGCCATT GAGTGGAGCCTCTTCACTGAGCCCGGGGACTACTTTGGCATACTGAATCAACTCGAAACCAG TATtgcagagaagcaggggatgaAGCGAGGCTGGTTCACCTACACCGACCTCTGTGTGCTGCTGGAGCAGGCGGCGTGGCGACAGGCACTGACGGCCATCTACCTGCACTTTGCCAAG GTGACCTGCATGCTGGGGCTGGTGTATCTGACCAGTGTCGCGGGCCTTATCGCCACCAGCCTCCCCAGGAGCAGCCAGCCCCTGGCCCCAGTCCGCCAAGTCCCCCTGCTGAGCTCCAGCCTCTCTCCACCACCACTAGGCCTGCTCCCAGTCCCAGAGACCACCAGTCCAGCATCCGACCTCCCTCGCTGCTGCGTCTTGGGCAACGACAGTCACAACCGCCGGCCTGGCACTCTGCACACCCACGACGACCACAACCATGGCTCGCCAACCTCCTCCCAGACCTCTATACTGTGtctatggggctctatcctcactTCGCTAAGCCACACCGACCCACACCCCCAGCCCGACACTGAACCAGCCTTGTCCGCCTCCTCTCTGCACTGCCCCGGCTGCCAGGTTACAGTGGGGAGCCTCCCTCCTGGCTCCATCCAGTGCGGCCCACAGAACACCTCTGCTCCGCTACTAGAGCCTGGACACCCTGGTCACCCGGCAGCACCGTGGCTGGCCCCTGCCCCCCTCCTCTACGGAGCCGCCCCGATGCTCCTGGACTCCCGTCTGACTGGCATGGCACCGCTCCGTGTCGGACCCTGCTGCCCACAGTTCATGCTGCCCATCGAGAAAGCCCCATCTCTCCTCATGCCCAGCTAG